A region from the Paraburkholderia youngii genome encodes:
- a CDS encoding helix-turn-helix domain-containing protein yields the protein MDTHLTKSADTASSDLGRRVRAARQAQDLTLETASRLCGVSRSTLSKIENGLMSPTFDVLQKIVLGLKIEIGELFGSTPKVSASGRRALTRKNEGQRHAYRGYQMELLATDLAHKAMLPFRIRISAHTLDAFDDWGRHEGEEFLYVISGSVCLYSELYAPTHLNAGDSLYFDSRTGHAAVSTSEEDAEVLWMATNADLPHTPPAANDSAKK from the coding sequence ATGGACACCCATCTCACCAAATCCGCCGACACCGCGTCCTCCGATCTCGGCCGGCGCGTGCGCGCCGCCCGTCAGGCGCAGGATCTGACGCTCGAAACCGCGAGCCGCCTGTGCGGCGTCTCGCGCTCGACGTTGTCGAAAATCGAAAACGGCCTGATGTCCCCCACTTTCGACGTGCTGCAAAAAATCGTGCTGGGCCTGAAGATCGAAATCGGCGAACTGTTCGGCTCGACGCCGAAAGTCAGCGCGAGCGGCCGGCGCGCGCTGACGCGCAAAAACGAAGGCCAGCGCCACGCGTATCGCGGCTACCAGATGGAGTTGCTTGCCACCGATCTCGCGCACAAGGCGATGCTGCCGTTTCGCATCCGCATCTCCGCGCACACGCTCGACGCCTTCGACGACTGGGGCCGCCACGAAGGCGAGGAGTTTCTCTACGTGATCAGCGGCAGCGTGTGCCTCTATTCGGAGCTGTACGCGCCGACACATCTGAACGCGGGCGACAGCCTCTACTTCGACAGCCGCACGGGTCACGCGGCGGTGTCGACCAGCGAGGAAGACGCCGAAGTATTGTGGATGGCGACCAATGCGGACCTTCCGCATACACCGCCTGCCGCGAACGATTCAGCGAAGAAATAG
- a CDS encoding XylR family transcriptional regulator: protein MTRPQAPQTTHRIALLFNANKVYDREIITGIGNYLLSTRVAWDLFLEEDFRCRLAGIQRFDGDGIIADFDDPAVGEALRDCPLPVVAVGSSYEDPTQYPSDLPYIATDNSKLVSLAYTHLIGAGLENFALYSLPQAQENRWAQQRELAFAHLRSADGHSAAQIDSEIYRGLSTSAPSWNQAIEQLTTWLRQLPKPVGIIAVTDARARHLLQACLIAGIPVPEEVAIIGIDNDPLTRTLTRIPLSSVIQGTEEMGRTAAHILHQMLHGARFPGRRILVPPVGINVLESTRHQPLASPYVMRARHFIRQYACQGIRTEQVADYVGVSRSSLEEYFRRERQCTVHQEILRHKLDVAKSLLAKRDASSAEVAIRCGFTSLQYMYAVFRRELGCTPREYQERVGPKTKTTG from the coding sequence ATGACCCGTCCACAAGCACCTCAGACAACCCATCGGATCGCGCTGCTGTTCAACGCGAACAAGGTCTACGATCGCGAGATCATCACCGGGATCGGCAACTACCTGCTGTCGACCCGCGTCGCATGGGATCTCTTCCTCGAAGAGGACTTCCGCTGCCGGCTCGCCGGTATCCAGCGCTTCGACGGCGACGGCATCATCGCGGACTTCGACGATCCCGCCGTCGGCGAAGCCCTGCGCGACTGCCCGCTGCCGGTGGTCGCGGTCGGTTCGTCGTATGAGGATCCGACGCAGTACCCCTCGGATTTACCCTATATCGCGACCGACAACAGCAAGCTCGTGTCGCTCGCGTACACGCATCTGATCGGCGCGGGCCTCGAAAACTTCGCGCTGTACAGCCTGCCGCAGGCGCAGGAAAACCGTTGGGCGCAACAGCGCGAACTCGCCTTCGCGCATCTGCGCAGCGCGGACGGGCACAGCGCGGCGCAGATCGATAGCGAAATCTATCGCGGTCTGTCGACAAGCGCGCCGTCCTGGAACCAGGCGATCGAACAGCTGACCACGTGGCTGCGGCAACTGCCCAAGCCGGTCGGCATCATCGCGGTGACCGACGCGCGTGCACGGCATTTGCTCCAGGCCTGTCTGATCGCGGGCATTCCGGTGCCCGAGGAAGTCGCGATCATCGGCATCGACAACGATCCGCTCACGCGCACGCTGACGCGCATTCCGCTGTCGTCGGTGATTCAGGGCACTGAGGAAATGGGCCGTACCGCCGCGCACATCCTGCATCAGATGCTGCACGGCGCGCGCTTTCCGGGGCGCCGCATTCTGGTGCCGCCGGTCGGCATCAACGTGCTCGAATCGACGCGGCATCAGCCGCTCGCGAGTCCGTACGTGATGCGCGCGCGCCATTTCATCCGCCAGTACGCGTGCCAGGGCATCCGCACCGAGCAGGTGGCCGACTATGTGGGCGTTTCGCGTTCGTCGCTCGAAGAGTATTTCCGGCGCGAGCGGCAATGCACCGTGCATCAGGAGATCCTGCGCCACAAGCTCGACGTCGCGAAGTCGCTGCTGGCGAAACGCGATGCGTCGAGCGCGGAAGTCGCGATTCGTTGCGGCTTCACGTCGCTGCAATACATGTACGCGGTATTTCGCCGCGAACTCGGCTGCACGCCGCGCGAATACCAGGAGCGCGTGGGCCCGAAGACGAAAACCACTGGCTGA
- a CDS encoding isocitrate lyase/PEP mutase family protein, whose protein sequence is MPRTAAEKRAAFRALHSSGCFVLPNPWDVGSARYLHTLGFKALATTSSGFAWSTGHADNTLPRETILAHLRAIVDATDLPVNADFENGFGRDPEEVAESVALAVATGVAGLSIEDSTGNPAAPLFPVDVAVQRLSAARRAIDQNGGDTLLVGRAENFLAGKADLDDAIARLKAYAAAGADCLYAPGIQTREQIEAVVAAVAPKPVNLLIGSTSTLTLQDVAALGVRRISVGGGLARAAWGGFMHAAQALADGRFDFTGAVAGKQLNELFNHNA, encoded by the coding sequence ATGCCCCGCACCGCCGCTGAAAAACGCGCCGCTTTCCGCGCGCTGCACTCGTCTGGCTGTTTCGTGCTGCCCAATCCGTGGGACGTGGGCAGCGCCCGTTATCTGCATACGCTCGGCTTCAAGGCGCTCGCCACTACCAGTTCTGGTTTTGCGTGGTCGACCGGACACGCGGATAACACCTTGCCGCGCGAAACGATCCTCGCCCACCTGCGCGCGATCGTCGATGCGACCGATCTGCCGGTCAATGCCGACTTCGAAAACGGCTTCGGCCGCGATCCGGAAGAAGTGGCCGAGAGCGTGGCGCTCGCGGTGGCAACGGGCGTCGCGGGTCTGTCGATCGAGGACTCGACCGGCAACCCCGCCGCGCCGCTGTTTCCGGTCGACGTCGCGGTGCAGCGGCTCAGCGCCGCGCGCCGTGCGATCGATCAGAACGGCGGCGATACGCTGCTGGTCGGCCGCGCGGAGAATTTCCTCGCCGGCAAGGCCGATCTCGACGATGCCATCGCGCGTCTGAAGGCCTATGCGGCGGCGGGCGCGGACTGCCTGTATGCGCCCGGCATCCAGACGCGCGAGCAGATCGAAGCGGTGGTCGCGGCCGTCGCACCGAAGCCCGTCAATCTGCTGATCGGCTCGACCTCGACGCTGACGTTGCAGGACGTGGCCGCGCTCGGCGTGCGGCGGATCAGCGTCGGGGGCGGGCTCGCGCGCGCGGCGTGGGGTGGCTTCATGCACGCCGCTCAGGCGCTGGCCGATGGCCGCTTCGACTTCACCGGCGCGGTGGCGGGCAAGCAGCTCAATGAGCTTTTCAATCACAACGCGTGA
- a CDS encoding sugar ABC transporter permease — protein MTPDVTSQRTDNAAPRDTFGGSQRLQQLFARYKILALLIAVAVIWIFFSALTHGAFVTPRNLSNLLRQMSITGMLACGMVFVIIAGEIDLSVGSLLGLLGGVAAILDVNRHWPIGVTIPVVLLLGIVVGLFNGWWSTYRRVPSFIVGLGGMLAYRGILLGITGGSTIAPVSDSFVFVGQGYLPRLAGDTLAVVLFVLLAFLTIRQRANRQRYQLRVVPFWQDVAKVVGAGAILAGFVAMLDNYGGIPVPVLLLLALLGIFTWIATQTVFGRRIYAVGSNLEATRLSGVNTDRVKLAIFALMGLMCAFAGIVNTARLAAGSPSAGSMGELDAIAACFIGGTSMRGGSGTVYGALIGALVMASLDNGMSMLDVDAYWQMIVKGGILVLAVWIDVVSGSNRR, from the coding sequence ATGACTCCCGACGTAACTTCCCAACGCACCGACAACGCCGCGCCGCGAGACACATTCGGCGGCTCGCAACGGCTCCAGCAACTGTTCGCGCGCTACAAGATTCTCGCGCTGCTGATTGCCGTGGCCGTGATCTGGATTTTCTTTTCGGCGCTTACGCACGGTGCGTTCGTCACGCCACGCAACCTGTCGAATCTGCTGCGGCAGATGTCGATTACCGGCATGCTTGCGTGCGGCATGGTGTTCGTGATCATCGCCGGTGAAATCGACCTGTCTGTCGGCTCACTCCTCGGCTTGCTCGGCGGCGTCGCGGCGATTCTCGACGTGAACCGGCACTGGCCGATCGGCGTGACCATTCCGGTCGTGCTGCTGCTCGGCATCGTGGTCGGCTTGTTCAACGGCTGGTGGTCGACGTATCGGCGCGTGCCGTCGTTTATCGTCGGGCTCGGCGGCATGCTGGCGTATCGCGGCATTCTGCTCGGTATTACCGGCGGCTCGACGATCGCGCCGGTGTCGGACAGCTTCGTGTTCGTCGGCCAGGGCTATCTGCCGCGGCTCGCCGGCGACACGCTCGCCGTCGTGCTGTTCGTGCTGCTGGCCTTCCTGACGATCCGCCAGCGCGCCAACCGGCAGCGTTATCAGTTGCGCGTCGTGCCGTTCTGGCAGGACGTCGCGAAGGTGGTCGGCGCGGGCGCGATTCTCGCCGGCTTCGTCGCGATGCTCGACAACTACGGCGGCATTCCGGTGCCGGTGTTGCTGCTGCTCGCGCTGCTCGGCATCTTCACGTGGATCGCGACGCAGACCGTGTTCGGACGCCGCATCTACGCGGTCGGCTCGAATCTCGAAGCGACGCGGCTCTCGGGTGTCAACACCGACCGCGTGAAGCTTGCGATCTTCGCGCTGATGGGGCTGATGTGCGCGTTCGCCGGCATCGTCAACACGGCGCGGCTCGCGGCCGGTTCGCCGTCGGCCGGCTCGATGGGCGAGCTCGATGCGATCGCCGCGTGCTTCATCGGCGGCACGTCGATGCGCGGCGGCTCTGGCACCGTCTACGGCGCGCTGATCGGCGCGCTGGTGATGGCGAGCCTCGACAACGGCATGTCGATGCTCGACGTCGACGCATACTGGCAGATGATCGTGAAGGGCGGCATCCTCGTGCTGGCCGTATGGATCGATGTGGTCTCGGGTTCGAACCGCCGTTGA
- the xylA gene encoding xylose isomerase — translation MSYFEHIPEIRYEGPQSDNPLAYRHYDKTRKVLGKTLEEHLRIAVCYWHSFVWPGVDIFGQGTFRRPWQQPGDAMERALQKADAAFEFFSKLGTPYYAFHDTDVAPEGASVKEYSENFLRVSDYLARKQQDTGIKLLWGTANLFSHPRYAAGAATNPNPEVFAFAATQVRHALDATLRLGGENYVLWGGREGYDTLLNTDLVREREQFARFLHMVVEHKHQIGFKGTLLIEPKPQEPTKHQYDYDVATVHGFLLQHGLDKEIRVNIEANHATLAGHSFHHEIATAFALGIFGSIDANRGDPQNGWDTDQFPNSVEELTLAFYEILRHGGFTTGGMNFDAKLRRQSVDPEDLFYGHIGAIDNLALGLERAAVLVENERLEQFKRQRYAGWDGEFGGKILSGEYSLSTLAEDTLARDLNPRHVSGQQEHMENIVNQAIYSGR, via the coding sequence ATGTCCTACTTCGAACACATTCCCGAGATTCGTTACGAAGGCCCGCAATCGGACAACCCGCTCGCGTACCGTCACTACGACAAAACCAGGAAGGTACTCGGCAAGACGCTCGAGGAGCATCTGCGTATCGCCGTGTGCTATTGGCACTCGTTCGTCTGGCCCGGCGTCGATATCTTCGGTCAGGGCACGTTCCGGCGGCCGTGGCAGCAACCCGGCGACGCAATGGAGCGGGCGCTTCAGAAGGCTGACGCCGCGTTCGAATTCTTCTCGAAGCTCGGCACGCCGTACTACGCGTTCCACGATACCGACGTCGCGCCCGAAGGCGCGAGCGTCAAGGAATACAGCGAGAACTTCCTGCGCGTGTCCGACTACCTTGCGCGCAAGCAGCAGGATACCGGTATCAAATTGCTGTGGGGCACCGCGAATCTGTTTTCGCATCCGCGTTACGCGGCCGGTGCCGCGACCAATCCGAATCCGGAGGTGTTCGCCTTTGCGGCGACCCAAGTGCGTCATGCGCTCGACGCGACGCTGCGCCTCGGCGGTGAGAACTACGTGTTGTGGGGCGGACGTGAAGGCTACGACACGCTGCTGAACACCGACCTCGTGCGCGAGCGCGAGCAGTTCGCGCGCTTCCTGCACATGGTGGTCGAGCACAAGCACCAGATCGGTTTCAAGGGCACACTGCTGATCGAGCCGAAGCCGCAGGAGCCGACCAAGCATCAATACGACTACGACGTCGCAACCGTGCATGGCTTCCTGCTGCAGCACGGTCTCGACAAGGAGATCCGCGTCAACATCGAGGCCAATCATGCGACGCTCGCGGGCCACTCGTTCCATCACGAAATTGCGACCGCGTTTGCGCTCGGCATCTTCGGCAGCATCGATGCGAATCGTGGCGATCCGCAAAACGGTTGGGATACCGACCAATTCCCCAACAGCGTCGAGGAACTGACGCTGGCGTTCTACGAGATTCTGCGCCACGGCGGCTTCACGACCGGCGGCATGAACTTCGATGCGAAATTGCGGCGCCAGAGTGTCGATCCCGAAGACCTGTTTTATGGCCACATCGGCGCGATCGACAACCTCGCGCTCGGCCTCGAACGCGCGGCGGTGCTGGTCGAAAACGAGCGCCTCGAACAGTTCAAGCGGCAACGCTACGCGGGTTGGGATGGCGAATTCGGCGGCAAGATCCTGTCCGGCGAGTATTCGCTGTCGACGCTCGCGGAGGACACGCTGGCGCGCGATCTGAATCCGCGGCATGTGAGCGGGCAGCAGGAACACATGGAAAACATCGTAAATCAGGCGATTTATAGCGGACGTTGA
- the xylG gene encoding D-xylose ABC transporter ATP-binding protein: MTQPLLTMRGIVKAFSGVKALDGIDLTVSPGECVGLCGENGAGKSTLMKVLSGVYPHGTWDGEITWEGETLKAASVRDTERAGIIIIHQELMLVPELSVAENIFLGNEITLPGGRMNYAAMYQRADELLRELGISGINAAQPVMNYGGGHQQLIEIAKALNKRAKLLILDEPSSSLTASEIAILLDIVRDLKRRGIACVYISHKLDEVAAVCDTISVIRDGRHVATEPMHALTTERIIALMVGREIKNLFPREPHPIGDVIFEARNVTCFDVTNPRRKRVDDVSFSLRRGEILGVAGLVGAGRTELMQAIFGAYAGISEAHVVLDGKPLKIRAPIDAIRAGIAMVPEDRKRHGIVPGMSVGHNITLAVLQRFASGGRIDSAAELDTIHTEMKRLSVRAANPMLSIASLSGGNQQKAVLTRMLLTNPTVLILDEPTRGVDVGAKYEIYKLIFQLAQRGMSIVMVSSELPEVLGISDRVLVIGEGELRGDFVNDGLTQEDILGAAIRPVHLSTNSTAASAA, from the coding sequence ATGACGCAACCTCTTCTGACGATGCGCGGCATCGTCAAAGCTTTTTCCGGCGTGAAGGCGCTCGATGGCATCGATCTGACCGTATCGCCGGGCGAATGCGTGGGCCTGTGCGGCGAAAACGGCGCGGGCAAATCGACGCTGATGAAGGTATTGTCCGGCGTGTATCCGCATGGAACCTGGGATGGCGAAATAACCTGGGAAGGCGAGACGCTGAAGGCCGCGAGCGTACGCGACACCGAACGCGCGGGCATCATCATCATCCACCAGGAACTGATGCTCGTGCCGGAGTTGTCGGTCGCGGAAAACATCTTTCTCGGCAACGAAATCACGCTGCCGGGCGGCCGCATGAATTACGCGGCGATGTATCAGCGCGCCGACGAACTCTTGCGCGAACTCGGCATCAGCGGCATCAACGCCGCGCAGCCCGTGATGAACTACGGCGGCGGCCATCAACAGCTGATCGAAATCGCGAAGGCGCTGAACAAGCGCGCGAAGCTGCTGATTCTCGACGAACCGTCGTCGTCGCTGACCGCCTCCGAAATCGCGATTCTGCTCGACATCGTGCGCGATCTGAAACGGCGCGGCATCGCCTGCGTGTACATCTCCCACAAGCTCGACGAAGTGGCGGCAGTCTGCGACACGATCAGCGTGATTCGCGACGGCCGCCATGTCGCGACCGAGCCGATGCACGCGCTGACGACCGAGCGGATCATCGCGCTGATGGTCGGCCGCGAGATCAAGAATCTGTTTCCGCGCGAGCCGCATCCGATCGGCGACGTGATCTTCGAAGCCCGCAACGTCACCTGTTTCGACGTGACGAATCCGCGCCGCAAGCGCGTGGACGACGTGTCGTTCTCGTTGCGACGCGGCGAGATTCTCGGCGTCGCCGGGCTCGTCGGCGCTGGCCGCACCGAGCTGATGCAGGCGATCTTCGGCGCGTATGCGGGCATCAGCGAGGCACATGTCGTGCTCGACGGCAAGCCGCTGAAGATCCGCGCGCCGATCGACGCGATTCGCGCCGGCATCGCGATGGTGCCCGAGGACCGCAAACGCCACGGCATCGTGCCGGGCATGAGCGTCGGCCATAACATCACGCTTGCGGTATTGCAGCGTTTCGCGTCGGGCGGACGCATCGATTCCGCAGCCGAACTCGACACGATTCATACGGAAATGAAGCGGCTTTCCGTGCGCGCGGCGAATCCGATGCTATCGATTGCAAGTCTGTCGGGCGGCAATCAGCAGAAGGCCGTGCTCACGCGCATGCTGCTGACCAACCCGACCGTGCTGATCCTCGACGAACCGACACGCGGCGTCGATGTCGGCGCCAAGTACGAGATCTACAAGCTGATCTTCCAGCTGGCGCAGCGCGGCATGTCGATCGTGATGGTGTCGTCCGAATTGCCGGAAGTGCTCGGCATCAGCGACCGCGTGCTGGTGATCGGCGAAGGCGAGTTGCGCGGCGACTTCGTCAACGACGGTCTCACGCAGGAAGACATTCTCGGCGCCGCGATCCGCCCCGTGCATCTATCTACGAACTCAACCGCAGCGAGTGCCGCATGA
- the xylF gene encoding D-xylose ABC transporter substrate-binding protein: MKFAMRRNVLSSLLCGAVLASLSLAAPLAHASKDHPEIGFCIDDLRVERWSRDRDYFVAAAEKLGAKVSVQSADASEERQISQIENLISRGVDVIVIVPFNSKTLGNVVAEARKAGIKVVSYDRLILDADIDAYISFDNEKVGEMQAQGVYDARPKGNYFLLGGAPTDNNAKMLRQGQLKVLQPAIDKGDIKVVGQQWVPEWSASTALRIMEDALTANNNKIDAVVASNDGTAGGAIQALAAQGLAGKVPISGQDADLAAVKRVAAGTQTMTVYKPLKLIAGEAAKLSVALAKGDKPAFNAQYDNGKKKVDTVLLQPTKLTKANLDTVVKDGFYTQEQLASK, from the coding sequence ATGAAGTTCGCAATGCGTCGTAACGTACTGAGCTCGCTGCTGTGCGGCGCGGTACTCGCCAGCCTGTCGCTCGCCGCGCCGCTCGCGCACGCCAGCAAGGATCATCCGGAAATCGGCTTCTGCATCGACGATCTGCGCGTCGAGCGCTGGTCGCGCGATCGCGACTATTTCGTCGCCGCGGCGGAAAAGCTCGGCGCGAAGGTGTCCGTGCAATCGGCCGATGCGAGCGAAGAGCGTCAGATCTCGCAGATCGAAAACCTGATCTCGCGTGGCGTCGACGTAATCGTGATCGTGCCGTTCAACTCGAAGACGCTCGGCAACGTGGTGGCCGAAGCGCGCAAAGCGGGCATCAAGGTCGTGTCGTATGACCGCCTGATCCTCGACGCCGATATCGACGCCTACATCTCGTTCGACAACGAGAAGGTCGGCGAAATGCAGGCGCAGGGCGTCTACGACGCGCGGCCGAAGGGCAACTACTTTCTGCTCGGCGGCGCACCGACCGACAACAACGCGAAGATGCTGCGCCAAGGTCAGCTGAAGGTGCTGCAACCGGCGATCGACAAGGGTGACATCAAGGTCGTCGGCCAGCAGTGGGTGCCGGAGTGGAGCGCATCGACCGCGCTGCGCATAATGGAAGACGCACTGACCGCGAACAACAACAAGATCGACGCAGTCGTCGCGTCGAACGACGGCACCGCTGGCGGCGCGATCCAGGCGCTCGCGGCGCAAGGCCTCGCGGGCAAGGTACCTATCTCGGGTCAGGATGCCGACCTCGCGGCTGTGAAGCGCGTGGCTGCCGGCACGCAGACGATGACCGTCTACAAACCGCTGAAGCTGATCGCGGGCGAAGCGGCGAAGCTGTCGGTCGCTCTGGCGAAGGGTGACAAGCCGGCGTTCAACGCGCAGTACGACAACGGCAAGAAGAAGGTTGATACGGTGCTGCTGCAGCCGACCAAGCTGACGAAGGCGAACCTCGACACCGTCGTGAAGGACGGCTTCTACACGCAAGAGCAACTCGCGAGCAAATAA
- a CDS encoding DUF4148 domain-containing protein, which yields MKSLIQAVALTAVIAAAPVASFAQSEQPVTRAEVKAEVQQLEQNGYNPAISLDAQYPADIQAAEARVAAMNGNGQANTSGYGSPMGGSSQSGHHPMVVNPDGQ from the coding sequence ATGAAATCGCTTATCCAGGCAGTTGCGCTTACGGCCGTGATCGCTGCTGCGCCGGTCGCGTCGTTCGCACAATCGGAACAGCCGGTCACGCGAGCCGAAGTCAAAGCGGAAGTGCAGCAACTCGAACAGAATGGCTATAACCCGGCCATCTCGCTCGATGCCCAGTATCCCGCGGACATTCAGGCGGCCGAGGCACGTGTCGCCGCGATGAACGGGAACGGACAAGCCAATACCTCGGGTTACGGGTCGCCGATGGGCGGATCGTCGCAATCGGGCCATCATCCGATGGTAGTAAATCCGGACGGTCAATAA
- a CDS encoding aldose epimerase family protein, with translation MISIAQLSSEPWGTLQGGDRVRLYTLRNAHGMKVAISDLGATLVSWHAPDRAGRLGDILLGHDTPAEYVAASTYMGGLIGRWANRIAGARFSLDGIEYTLDRNEGPNLLHGGTVGFHRALWDVAEDDGALLMRLESPEGDAGFPGNVTVQVRYSLDDDGTLTIGYEAITDAPTPLNLTSHPYFNLTGRAGTDIRGHVLSIDAERFFEVDATMIPCKLADVAGNAFDFRQSAPIGGRLDWPHSQLARAGGFDHCYALREAPADAINGDDGHALPLREVACAYDPGSGRELTVATDQRGLQFYTGNALNGNPGRGGVRYQRHAGLCLEAGGFPNEVNMAGHDEVIVRPGDTYRQVTTYRVDVREGV, from the coding sequence ATGATCAGCATCGCACAACTCTCTTCCGAACCATGGGGCACGCTGCAGGGCGGCGATCGAGTCCGGCTCTATACGCTGCGTAACGCACACGGCATGAAAGTCGCCATAAGCGACCTCGGTGCGACGCTGGTTTCGTGGCACGCGCCGGATCGCGCCGGGCGTCTCGGCGATATTCTGCTCGGCCACGACACGCCCGCCGAATACGTGGCGGCCTCGACCTACATGGGCGGACTGATCGGCCGCTGGGCGAATCGCATTGCGGGCGCGCGCTTTTCGCTCGACGGCATCGAGTACACGCTGGATCGCAACGAAGGTCCGAACCTGCTGCATGGCGGCACGGTCGGTTTTCATCGCGCGTTGTGGGACGTCGCCGAGGACGACGGCGCGTTGCTGATGCGCCTGGAGTCGCCCGAGGGCGACGCCGGTTTTCCGGGCAACGTGACGGTGCAGGTGCGCTATTCGCTCGACGACGACGGCACGCTGACGATCGGCTACGAAGCGATCACCGACGCGCCGACGCCGCTCAATCTGACCAGCCATCCGTACTTCAACCTGACCGGGCGCGCGGGCACCGACATTCGCGGCCACGTGCTGTCGATCGACGCCGAGCGCTTTTTCGAAGTCGACGCGACGATGATTCCGTGCAAGCTCGCCGACGTCGCGGGCAACGCATTCGACTTCCGGCAGAGCGCGCCGATCGGCGGACGGCTCGACTGGCCGCACTCGCAACTCGCGCGCGCTGGCGGCTTCGATCATTGCTACGCGCTGCGCGAGGCGCCGGCAGACGCGATAAACGGCGACGATGGCCACGCGCTGCCGCTGCGCGAAGTTGCCTGCGCATACGATCCAGGCAGCGGACGCGAACTGACCGTCGCGACCGATCAGCGGGGCTTGCAGTTTTACACGGGCAACGCGTTGAACGGCAACCCGGGACGCGGGGGCGTTCGCTATCAACGGCACGCCGGCTTGTGCCTCGAGGCGGGCGGTTTTCCGAACGAGGTCAATATGGCCGGCCACGACGAAGTGATCGTGCGACCCGGCGATACCTACCGCCAAGTCACGACTTACCGCGTCGATGTACGCGAAGGTGTGTGA